A portion of the Parasteatoda tepidariorum isolate YZ-2023 chromosome 5, CAS_Ptep_4.0, whole genome shotgun sequence genome contains these proteins:
- the LOC107450242 gene encoding protein unc-93 homolog A isoform X4 yields the protein MDHYLLQHDHQDLIENEANVEIELASPLMSKARILWNFYVLNCCCFVFYTGFGGLSNLQSTMNAADGIGPDSQAVIYGCSIISSLMLPDILIEKFGCKKVLIFSTLLSLPYMAANMHLHWELIFSTSVLYGLVSGPFNSASAIYIDELATRYQSLTSKDLDYILALFFGICFFFSEISLIIGNAIAFFVLRSKRPLDIQYHKIPCGMHFQNNENVTGSYLEPPTQHQRLVLISIYLILSTLSIFWMYLFLDPLKNDIGLVSGWKNVRNRFLAPIKHALNCHQILLVPISVYIGIENTLYLNEFTEAYIACSWGVHHVGFVTICFGVCGAIMSLLVGPLVKYISQMAVLILAACANIGICVLLFLWDPTPETTSIYFIIAGVWGMGDAIWWSQISALYGLMFPNDREAAFSNLYFWSFLGFFLSYSYANYLSVAVKINILMAFLLTGMACYLVGQIKIKCSARKEYIHIENGNQ from the exons ATGGATCACTATTTGCTTCAGCATGATCACCAAgatttaatagaaaatgaagCAAATGTCGAAATTGAACTCGCTTCTCCGCTGATGTCAAAAGCAAGGATTTTGTGGAACTTTTATGTCTTAAATTGCTGTTGCTTCGTGTTTTACACAGGATTCGGAGGTTTATCCAATCTACAGAGTACCATGAACGCTGCTGATGGTATAGGACCCGATTCGCAGGCAGTTATTTATGGTTGTTCAATAATTTCTTCCCTCATGCTGCCtgatattttgattgaaaagttCGGTTGCAAGAAAGTGTTGATTTTTTCTACACTTCTCAGTTTGCCTTACATGGCTGCAAATATGCATTTGCACtgggaattaatattttcaacttctGTTTTGTATGGATTAGTCAGTGGACCATTTAATAGCGCATCGGCAATTTACATAGACGAACTTGCAACTCGTTATCAAAGTTTAACCAGCAAAGACTTAGATTATATCTTGGCTTTGTTTTTTGGAATTTGCTTCTTTTTCAGTGAGATAAGTTTAATTATTGGAAATGCAATCGCTTTCTTTGTGCTTCGATCGAAAAGACCATTGGACATCCAGTATCATAAAATACCATGTGGTatgcattttcaaaacaatgaaaacgTAACGGGTTCATATCTGGAGCCACCAACCCAACACCAAAGATTGGTTTTGATCAGCATATATCTAATTTTAAGCACTCTTAGTATTTTCTGGATGTACTTGTTCTTAGATCCCCTCAAAAATGACATTGGACTCGTTAGTGGATGGAAAAATGTCCGGAATCGGTTTTTGGCTCCGATCAAACATGCTTTAAACTGTCACCAAATTTTACTAGTTCCTATTAGCGTATATATTGGAATTGAAAACACTCTCTACTTAAACGAATTCACTGAG GCATACATAGCTTGCTCTTGGGGTGTTCATCATGTCGGTTTTGTCACCATCTGTTTCGGCGTCTGCGGTGCAATCATGTCTCTACTTGTGGGACCCTTGGTGAAATATATCTCTCAGATGGCCGTCCTGATTTTAGCAGCGTGTGCTAATATAGGTATTTGTGTGCTGTTATTCCTGTGGGATCCGACGCCAGAGACAACTAGCATTTACTTCATCATAGCAGGAGTTTGGGGAATGGGTGATGCCATTTGGTGGTCACAAATATCAG ctCTCTACGGATTGATGTTTCCAAACGATAGAGAAGCCGCCTTTtccaatttatatttctggAGTTTTCTTGGATTCTTCCTAAGTTACTCATACGCCAATTACCTTTCTGTTGCTGTCAAAATAAACATCCTGATGGCATTCCTACTAACAGGAATGGCCTGTTACTTGGTTGgccagataaaaattaaatgttctgCTCGGAAAGAGTACATTCACATCGAAAATGGTAATCAATGA
- the LOC107450242 gene encoding protein unc-93 homolog A isoform X1, whose translation MANEETFVSYLTHSSSVNECSHILQNPVVDHGSVNSSYKTQLIEEVPLMSKQRIIWNLFVLSFSYLMFQTGFWGLTNLQSTMNAAGGMGPDSQAVIYAASMISSLFLPEITIENFGCKRVLIFTTILGLPYLASNMYLRWDVLLSMSTLFGLISGPYNGALTVYIDELAIRYQALTKQDLEFVVAVFFGVYSCFMEGTQIFGNAISFIVISERHVIPRNLTDNNTLPLKCGIDFDAHGNVTNSNLEVPPEHERIVLVCTYVGMGLFSVLLLCCFLDPLKNDIKEGSGWKSACHRFLAAIKHVGNPHQILLIPITILIGIESALYSNEFTEAYIACSWGVHHVGFVTICFGVCGAIMSLLVGPLVKYISQMAVLILAACANIGICVLLFLWDPTPETTSIYFIIAGVWGMGDAIWWSQISALYGLMFPNDREAAFSNLYFWSFLGFFLSYSYANYLSVAVKINILMAFLLTGMACYLVGQIKIKCSARKEYIHIENGNQ comes from the exons ATGGCCAACGAAGAGACCTTTGTATCGTACTTAACCCATTCATCGAGTGTAAATGAATGTTCCCATATTCTTCAAAATCCCGTAGTCGACCACGGGTCTGTGAACTCAAGTTACAAGACGCAATTAATAGAAGAAGTACCTTTAATGAGCAAGCAAAGAATCATATGGAATCTTTTTGTACTAAGTTTCAGTTATCTCATGTTCCAAACTGGATTTTGGGGTTTGACCAATCTTCAGAGCACCATGAACGCTGCTGGTGGAATGGGTCCAGATTCACAAGCTGTGATTTATGCCGCATCAATGATTTCTTCTTTGTTTTTACCTGAAATTACCATTGAAAACTTCGGCTGCAAAAGGGTACTTATATTCACAACAATTCTAGGACTACCATATCTGGCATCTAATATGTATCTTCGTTGGGATGTACTGCTGTCAATGTCTACATTATTTGGACTGATAAGTGGACCTTACAATGGCGCCTTGACTGTATACATTGACGAACTTGCCATCCGGTACCAGGCCCTGACCAAGCAAGATTTAGAGTTTGTGGTAGCAGTTTTCTTCGGGGTGTACTCCTGTTTCATGGAAGGTACCCAGATATTCGGCAACGCAATTTCATTTATCGTAATAAGTGAAAGACATGTCATACCCAGGAACTTAACTGATAATAATACTCTACCTTTAAAGTGTGGCATTGATTTTGATGCCCATGGTAATGTGACCAATTCCAATTTAGAAGTTCCACCTGAACATGAAAGGATAGTGTTGGTGTGTACCTATGTAGGTATGGGTTTATTTAGCGTTCTTTTATTGTGCTGTTTCTTAGACCCTCTGAAAAATGATATCAAAGAGGGTAGTGGGTGGAAATCTGCATGTCATCGCTTTTTAGCAGCTATTAAGCATGTTGGCAATCCACATCAAATCCTGCTAATACCAATCACCATACTAATAGGAATAGAAAGTGCTCTATATTCTAATGAATTTACTGAG GCATACATAGCTTGCTCTTGGGGTGTTCATCATGTCGGTTTTGTCACCATCTGTTTCGGCGTCTGCGGTGCAATCATGTCTCTACTTGTGGGACCCTTGGTGAAATATATCTCTCAGATGGCCGTCCTGATTTTAGCAGCGTGTGCTAATATAGGTATTTGTGTGCTGTTATTCCTGTGGGATCCGACGCCAGAGACAACTAGCATTTACTTCATCATAGCAGGAGTTTGGGGAATGGGTGATGCCATTTGGTGGTCACAAATATCAG ctCTCTACGGATTGATGTTTCCAAACGATAGAGAAGCCGCCTTTtccaatttatatttctggAGTTTTCTTGGATTCTTCCTAAGTTACTCATACGCCAATTACCTTTCTGTTGCTGTCAAAATAAACATCCTGATGGCATTCCTACTAACAGGAATGGCCTGTTACTTGGTTGgccagataaaaattaaatgttctgCTCGGAAAGAGTACATTCACATCGAAAATGGTAATCAATGA